A stretch of DNA from Alphaproteobacteria bacterium:
AAATCGGCAATCATACGAATAATTCGCAGTTCTCGAACATCCTCTTCTGAAAGCTCCCGATTATCATCTTTCTCAAAGACGTTAAAATGCTTTTCAACAAAATCTATTCCTAACTGTTTGGAATAGAAGAATTCTCTGCGCTCCTCTGCGAATTGAAGAAGTGTCCGCCAACGTCTGCGATAAAATCTCATGGTACGTTTAGAGTAACCAAGTCGCAGCATTTCCTGCTCTAGGTCATGAATCAATTCAGTTAATAGTAATTTTTTTTGCATAGTTGTATCTCCTAAGATGTTGATTAGAGCGGAATGCCCTGTTAACATCTTTGGATATTATGCAAAGTAAATTCCAATGAAATTTAGAAAACGAAAAGAATTTTATGCGCTACTTCGCATAATTACTTTCTTCGCATAACAAATTGGCGGCATTGTGCAAAAATCAGGCATCATGGATGCATTTGTCATTGAGGCAGGAGAAGACTTACAGTCCTATGAATCCCTCCATAAGGCAGCGAAGCTTCTGGGATTCTTATCAGACTCTATGGAAACCAAAAACTTTAATGATTCCACCATAAATTACTGGCAACGTATTGGAGAACGGACTTTGAAACATAAAAACTGATAAAGATGTTCTACCAAATTATAACACTTAAAGACTTGATCTAATCCTATCCTCTTAAGCCGCAAATGGTAGAGCATATCTTTTTTGAGGATTATCAAATATGACTTCCTTGGGATCAAATTTTTCTGGTTCAATGGTGTCCCCAACCCATCCTAACATTCGATCATGCTCTTCATGTTCTTTATCTGCAAGCCACCTCAATTAAATGCTCATATCCCCACACACCTCCACAATCTTCCGGAGGACAGGCTCTTTCTCCACCTACGCAGATGGGGTAATTTACTTTCTCTAAAATGCAAGGCTATTAGGTGTTTCTTACCTGTTTCGTCCTCTCCTATTATGGATCTGTCGCATACAAGTTTAGGGAAGAGATTTAGTGGGATGCCATGGCTAAAATCTCTTCGGAATTATTGAACCTCTGTCTCAAATATATTTTAAAAAAATAGGTACTACTTACGTCTTAGCGGTTTTACAGTTAAGGTTTTAGGCATAATTTTATAAATCCAGTTTTTTAGCAAGTTCGTTGAGAGCCAATCCGTGCTTTTTATGTTTCATTTTTTTGATATTGTGAAGCTTCCACTTCACAGAGGATAAATCCTTTATGTGTTCCATATCAAGGTGGCTCCAGTTGGGACTGCCCCTCTTGAAAGATATTAGAAACTCACGATCCTTCTGATTTAAAGAGTTCTGAACGTTCTTGATGATCATTTCTCTTGCCGCTTCGAGTTCTTCGTACTTTACTTCCTGATCCGTCATACCAATAAATTCATTTTTAAAAGCATGACGTTGATCCAACAAATTTGGATTAATAAGCTCTGAAATAGGCCTGTTTCCACTAATCAGATAAACGAGAAAGGCAATCTTTAGTTTTTCAGTAATTTGGTGGTTTTGAAAAAAAATCATTAAATCAAATAAGTCGCGGGGGTGCTGCCTATCCAAAGCTGCACAAAATTTACCAGCATAGAGATCCTCAAATGATAACGTATTAATCCTTATCTGAGTCTCATATTTTTTTCTAATTGCTTCACATGACTCTTTAAGAGTCGGCGGATAAACGGTTCCTCTCAATACCAAATTGGTTTCAACTTTAATTCCAGTGTCTTTTGAGGAAATAGTGATTTGTTTTGCTATACCTTCCTTCGTTCGTTGAACTTGAATAAGATATTTTTTCCTTCGAAGGAGCTCAGAACTTAAAGAACGATAAAAGCCTTCATTTTCTTTCAAAAACTTTTCTCGCTGAGTAATTTTTGTATAGGCAAGGTCTATATCTACGGAGAGACGTGGCATATTCATATGAAAAAAGTTTATGGCCGTCCCTCCCTTGAGAGCAAAGGCCTGATTCTGCATCACGAGTCCTAAAACTTCGAGCAGTAGTTTTGTTTGGTTTTCAAAATACGCTTTCATCTTCTGCTTTATTCCAAACCCTTGGATAAGTTATTAAAAATTCTGGTTCATATATGCCATTTTTGACTTCTTTTCTTGCTCCACTACCTAGTTCGAATTTTGATTTATCGAGATTTTGGTACCAGCTAACATTTTGGATCTTGGCCAAACATAATACCAGACGTTTGATTTTTACCGAGGTACATTCCTCTAGAGCTTCTTGCATTAGGTCTGAGCTTAAAAGGTGCAAGTTTTCCATTATATAGTAGCTCTCATCGTAGCTATGAAATTTCTCAGCAACGTACATATACTCACAAAATGCTCGAGCTGGATTTGATATCTGTAATTGAAACTCCCCAAAATCAAATATTTTCAGACCTACTTGAGAAAGAAAAAGATTTGCTGGAGTATTGATGAATTCGAATTTTTGTTTGTTTTTCTCCATCCACTTTGGAAATTTAAATCCACGGTGTGAAAACACATATATTTCGTTTTCTTGAAATTTTATAAAATG
This window harbors:
- a CDS encoding nucleotidyl transferase AbiEii/AbiGii toxin family protein — protein: MKAYFENQTKLLLEVLGLVMQNQAFALKGGTAINFFHMNMPRLSVDIDLAYTKITQREKFLKENEGFYRSLSSELLRRKKYLIQVQRTKEGIAKQITISSKDTGIKVETNLVLRGTVYPPTLKESCEAIRKKYETQIRINTLSFEDLYAGKFCAALDRQHPRDLFDLMIFFQNHQITEKLKIAFLVYLISGNRPISELINPNLLDQRHAFKNEFIGMTDQEVKYEELEAAREMIIKNVQNSLNQKDREFLISFKRGSPNWSHLDMEHIKDLSSVKWKLHNIKKMKHKKHGLALNELAKKLDL